A window of the Oscillospiraceae bacterium NTUH-002-81 genome harbors these coding sequences:
- a CDS encoding UDP-N-acetylglucosamine 1-carboxyvinyltransferase, with amino-acid sequence MEQYVIKGGNPLVGEVEIGGAKNAALAILAAAIMTDETVLVENIPDVRDTNVLLQAIEGIGARVDRKDRHTVEINGSAIDALNVDNEYIKKIRASYYLLGALLGKYKKAEVPLPGGCNIGSRPIDQHLKGFRALGADVKIEHGFVIAEAQNLHGSHIYLDVVSVGATINIMMAASLAAGNTILENAAKEPHVVDVANFLNSMGANIKGAGTDVIRIQGVPKLHQTEYSIIPDQIEAGTFMFAAAATQGDVMVKNVIPKHLEATTAKLIEIGCEVEEFDDAVRVVSSKGLHHTHVKTLPYPGFPTDMQPQIAVALALSEGTSIVTESIFENRFKYVDELSRMGANIKVEGNTAIINGVSKYTGAHVSAPDLRAGAALVIAGLAAEGITIVDDIEYIERGYESFEEKLSSLGAMMEKVSSEKEIQKFRLKVG; translated from the coding sequence ATGGAACAATACGTAATTAAAGGCGGCAACCCCCTGGTCGGCGAAGTAGAGATCGGCGGTGCCAAGAATGCCGCACTTGCCATTCTGGCAGCAGCAATTATGACAGATGAGACCGTATTGGTTGAAAATATACCGGATGTAAGAGATACCAACGTCCTGCTTCAGGCCATCGAAGGCATTGGTGCGCGGGTAGACCGCAAGGATCGCCACACTGTGGAGATCAACGGCTCCGCCATTGACGCGCTGAACGTGGACAATGAATACATCAAGAAGATCAGAGCTTCCTATTATCTGCTGGGCGCTCTGCTTGGTAAATACAAGAAGGCCGAGGTGCCGCTTCCGGGCGGATGCAACATCGGCAGCCGTCCCATTGACCAGCATCTGAAAGGATTCCGGGCACTGGGCGCAGACGTGAAGATCGAGCATGGCTTTGTTATTGCAGAGGCACAGAACCTGCACGGCAGCCATATTTATCTGGACGTTGTTTCTGTGGGCGCTACCATCAATATCATGATGGCCGCTTCCCTGGCAGCAGGCAACACCATTCTGGAAAATGCAGCCAAAGAGCCCCACGTGGTAGATGTGGCCAACTTCCTGAACAGCATGGGCGCCAACATCAAGGGCGCAGGCACCGATGTGATCCGTATCCAGGGTGTGCCAAAGCTCCATCAGACGGAGTATTCCATCATCCCCGATCAGATCGAGGCCGGTACCTTCATGTTTGCGGCAGCGGCAACCCAGGGCGATGTGATGGTAAAAAATGTCATCCCCAAGCATCTGGAAGCAACCACAGCGAAGCTTATCGAGATTGGCTGTGAGGTAGAAGAGTTTGACGATGCGGTACGTGTCGTATCCTCCAAGGGACTGCACCATACCCACGTGAAGACGCTGCCTTACCCGGGCTTCCCTACAGACATGCAGCCGCAGATCGCGGTGGCACTGGCACTGTCCGAGGGAACCAGTATCGTGACGGAGAGCATTTTCGAAAATCGTTTTAAATATGTGGACGAGCTTTCACGCATGGGCGCCAACATCAAGGTAGAGGGCAACACCGCCATCATCAATGGTGTGAGCAAATACACTGGGGCCCATGTCAGCGCACCGGATCTGCGTGCAGGCGCAGCACTGGTCATCGCTGGACTGGCAGCGGAAGGCATCACCATCGTGGATGATATCGAGTACATCGAGCGCGGTTATGAGAGCTTTGAGGAAAAATTAAGTAGCCTCGGCGCCATGATGGAAAAAGTATCCAGTGAAAAAGAAATCCAGAAATTCCGTTTAAAAGTCGGTTGA
- a CDS encoding peptidoglycan DD-metalloendopeptidase family protein has product MKRKSNNSGRQVRSQEEIEARREARRKYYEEMEAFERDLPDFIFADEQTDSREELTEEFDANTHNNIEENENHEDFGSGKASGAVFASAGKRQKRAADETLEESRQEQAADGIFTGSRQEQTAGRIFTEPRYAATQQTEEEDEDIPRRPRKAVVQSEEISKQQTAMMDTDAVQEAVRASRTKAAKRSSRMEEKKADTIPYQTEDMADFDEAEITEDTAAEAAPVKKKKASAKSGRKSVSDKSGTGKTDRKKSGQLKSVSSKSATGKKKKSSGKRTSSSRKHRRRRKNWKPAVIAASLAVVVLGGGGFGLHALGIIGGRELYAVYVNNTLVGKVEDPSTGRDTYLQVRREVVSNADFMVLMEADCDIRKVETLVKLPSKEEDLQNNMKQALEDTIVGTVDKAYTVKINDYIVNLQDKNEVVELLDAVKSPYDTDNQYSVQLVADTSKELTSLTTQIVKTEESSDIAGVASADDGQAQELLAAAGEGEDAGAEEEAAADTENLPESTGEGDGLKNLAFVENIEIAESYVSADSISTLEQAIEDVTKEKEENQTYEVTSGDCLSVVAEKNDMTVAKLLEINPDLDEDTVLQIGDEITVTTPEPELSVVTQEEVSYEEDYEEPVQYVDNDSWYTTKEVVTQEASTGHRKVTALVTYKNGNETGREIIAQTIVTEAKPKIIERGTQAPPTYIKPISGGRYSSGFGKRWGRMHKGVDWACSVGTAVKASCGGTVVSAGWSNGYGYCITIRHPDGKQTRYAHLSKILVSSGKSVKQGDKIALSGNTGRSTGPHIHFEILVNGSQVNPLKYLN; this is encoded by the coding sequence ATGAAAAGAAAAAGTAACAATTCAGGCAGACAGGTTCGCTCCCAGGAGGAGATCGAGGCGCGTCGGGAGGCCCGCCGCAAGTACTACGAGGAGATGGAAGCCTTCGAGCGGGATCTGCCGGATTTTATTTTTGCAGATGAGCAGACGGACAGCAGGGAAGAACTGACAGAAGAATTTGATGCAAATACACATAATAATATAGAAGAAAACGAAAATCACGAGGACTTCGGGAGCGGGAAAGCTTCCGGAGCTGTTTTTGCGTCTGCTGGAAAGCGGCAGAAGCGGGCAGCAGATGAAACCCTGGAGGAATCTCGTCAGGAGCAGGCAGCAGACGGAATCTTTACAGGATCTCGTCAGGAACAGACAGCAGGCAGAATTTTTACAGAGCCGCGATATGCAGCAACGCAGCAGACCGAAGAAGAGGATGAGGACATCCCCCGGCGGCCCAGAAAAGCAGTGGTACAGTCCGAGGAGATCAGCAAGCAGCAAACGGCCATGATGGATACGGATGCCGTGCAGGAAGCTGTCCGGGCATCCAGGACGAAGGCAGCGAAAAGATCCAGCCGGATGGAAGAGAAGAAGGCTGATACCATACCCTATCAGACAGAGGATATGGCTGATTTTGACGAGGCAGAGATAACAGAAGACACAGCAGCAGAAGCAGCCCCTGTGAAGAAGAAAAAGGCGTCCGCCAAGTCCGGCAGAAAATCTGTCAGTGATAAGTCTGGCACAGGAAAGACCGACAGGAAAAAGTCCGGGCAGTTGAAATCCGTCAGCTCCAAATCTGCCACCGGGAAAAAGAAAAAGTCTTCCGGCAAACGCACATCCTCTTCCAGAAAACACAGAAGGCGCAGAAAGAACTGGAAACCGGCAGTGATCGCGGCATCTCTGGCAGTGGTGGTACTGGGCGGCGGCGGGTTTGGCCTGCACGCGCTGGGCATCATCGGCGGAAGAGAACTGTATGCGGTGTACGTCAACAACACGCTGGTGGGTAAGGTGGAAGATCCCAGTACTGGCCGTGACACCTACCTGCAGGTGCGCAGAGAGGTGGTTTCCAACGCGGACTTCATGGTGCTCATGGAGGCGGACTGTGACATCCGCAAGGTGGAGACGCTGGTGAAGCTTCCCTCCAAGGAAGAAGACCTGCAGAACAACATGAAGCAGGCGCTGGAAGATACCATTGTGGGCACGGTGGACAAAGCCTACACGGTGAAAATCAACGATTATATTGTAAACCTTCAGGATAAAAACGAAGTGGTGGAGCTGCTGGATGCGGTGAAGAGCCCTTACGATACGGATAATCAGTATTCCGTACAGCTGGTGGCCGACACTTCCAAGGAACTGACCAGCCTCACAACCCAGATTGTGAAAACCGAGGAAAGTTCCGATATTGCCGGTGTGGCATCGGCAGATGACGGCCAGGCGCAGGAATTACTGGCAGCTGCGGGAGAGGGAGAAGATGCCGGTGCAGAGGAAGAAGCCGCTGCTGATACGGAAAATCTTCCCGAATCCACTGGGGAAGGCGACGGCCTGAAAAACCTGGCATTTGTGGAAAATATCGAGATCGCGGAGTCTTATGTGTCTGCGGACAGCATTTCCACGCTGGAGCAGGCCATTGAAGATGTGACAAAAGAAAAAGAAGAGAACCAGACCTACGAGGTGACTTCCGGCGACTGTCTTTCCGTTGTGGCAGAGAAAAATGACATGACGGTGGCAAAGTTGCTGGAGATCAATCCTGACCTGGACGAGGACACCGTGCTGCAGATCGGCGACGAGATCACCGTCACCACGCCCGAGCCGGAGCTCTCTGTGGTAACCCAGGAAGAAGTTTCCTATGAGGAAGACTACGAAGAGCCGGTGCAGTACGTGGACAACGACAGCTGGTACACCACCAAGGAAGTGGTGACCCAGGAAGCTTCTACGGGACATCGGAAGGTCACTGCTCTTGTGACATACAAAAATGGAAATGAGACCGGGCGGGAAATCATTGCCCAGACCATTGTGACAGAGGCAAAGCCCAAGATCATTGAGCGTGGTACCCAGGCACCGCCTACCTATATCAAGCCCATTTCCGGCGGCCGTTACAGCTCCGGATTTGGAAAACGCTGGGGCAGAATGCACAAAGGTGTAGACTGGGCATGCTCTGTGGGAACCGCAGTAAAGGCATCCTGCGGCGGCACCGTTGTCAGTGCTGGCTGGTCCAACGGCTACGGCTATTGCATCACCATCCGTCATCCCGACGGCAAACAGACCCGTTATGCACATTTGAGCAAAATCCTTGTTTCGTCCGGAAAATCCGTCAAGCAGGGAGACAAGATCGCTCTCAGCGGCAATACGGGAAGAAGTACCGGACCGCATATCCATTTTGAAATACTGGTCAACGGCTCCCAGGTCAATCCACTCAAGTATTTGAACTAA